The Haloplasma contractile SSD-17B DNA segment ATTTATCTCTCATACTAACACCTCTTTAACTAATAGTATAGAGTGTTTTACATTTATTGTCAATTAATTTTACATATTTTTGTAAAAACTTTTTACGTAAAATGTAAATTTAAATACACAAAACCCAGAATAATGATTATCCTGGGTTTTTTATAATTATTATATTTATAATTCCCTAACAACTTCCTCATCCAATATTGCCTTTCGACTTTTCCAGTCTGGCATTAGAACTGTCTGTATTTGATAGAATTGTTTGTCGTGGTTTTTGTGGATGAAGTGGATGAGTTCGTGTAGTACTACGTAATCTATACAAAACTTTGGTGCTTTTATTAGGTCAAAGTTAAGTTGTATTGTTTTTTTCTCTCGTAAACATGAACCCCATCTTGCTTTCATTGTTCTAATGATGATATCTGGTTTTTGTATTTGATACTTTTCAACCAAAGGATACACTCGTTCCAAACTCTCGTTAAACTTTATTTTCGCTTTAGCTCTAAACCACTCATCTAATAATGCTTCTTTTTTCTTAGTGTACTTCTTGTCTTTTATATACAGATGAAAGTAACCTCTATATAACTTAACTTCTTCACTGTCATCTGTTTCCTTAACTTTTAATCGATACTGTTTCCCCAGGTATTTAAATGTTTCGCCACTAATGTATTCTTTTTCAGTCTTATTTTCTGGTTGTACTTCTTTAAAATAGTTAACTTGTTTAAGAATCCATTGTGCTTTTTCTTTTACAAAGTCGGTTATAAATTCAAGTGGTACTTCTTCACCTGCTGATACTATAACTGTCATATCGGGTTTCACATTAAGGTTAACATGTTTAACCTTTTTTCTATGCAGTTCAAATTCAATTGTATGTCCACTGTATCTCACCTGGTAAACGTTCATGTTATCACCTAATACCTTCTTAATGCTACCTTCATGTTTTCTTCAATGATTTTATCAAAATCTTCTACATTTAATTCAGGAAGATGTTGTCGCTTAAACTTGAACAATAAGAAATCAATATCCTGCTTCATTTTCTTGTGCACATCATTATTATCGTGCCAATCAACTTTAGAATGATCATCGATGATCATATCAATTGATAGAGCAAGTTCTGCAATTTCGTTCTCTTTATCCTCTATATTAACTACATTTTCAATTACTTCTTTCGTTACACCATAGAATGCTTGTGCATGATTATTATTCTTAATTGCTTTAGGATACGACACACCTGTGTTTCCTTTTCGCAAATCATCTTTTAGTTTATTCATGCTTTGTAAGTATTCTGCATCAGAAATACGTTTCTCTCTATAATTTTCTATTGTTTCAGTGATTAGTTCTGAAAACTTCTTATAGAATGCAGGATCTTCTTGATACTTCTTACTTATATGTTTTGTCATTCTTGTACGAATTGCATCCGCTTTTGCTCGTCTGGAGCCCAGATCATCGAGTTCTTTTTCAAATCCTTTTTCATCTAAGATATTAACTGGGTTAGTAATTCGAATCACTTCTTCAGCTGCAATATAGTTATCCATAATACTTTGCATCTTCGCTTCATATTCTTTATGATCAATAGTATCTGAGTATTGTAATTTTACTGAACCTCGCAATTCCTGAAAGAATTTTAAGTCACGTTTATATTTCCCTAGTTCTTCTTCGCCCAATGCATTATAGACATGTTCCGACTCTAGTGCTATACCCATGAATTTAGCAAATTCTCTTAGATAGTTATAGAAATCATCACGTAATTTATCATCTTCTAAAAAGATTGCATATTGTTGTATTTTATCTTTAACATTTTTATACGAGATAGAACTAAAGTGTTGAACTAAGTTAGAATAAGCCCCCCTTAGTTGGCTTACGACACTAATGACGTCTACTAATGCACCTTTTAAGTCTTCACTATCAAAATTCTCAAGTCCTGCACCCGAATAGGTTTCCATAGCATCGTTTAGTTGATTAATAAGTCCTCTGTAATCCACAATGTAACCAAAGTCTTTTCCTTCATATAGACGATTTACACGTGCAATTGCCTGTAGTAGATTGTGTTCTTTCATTGGCTTATCAATGTAGAGTACCGTTGCTCTTGGGGCATCAAATCCTGTTAGTAGTTTGTCTACAACAATTAGGAGATCAATTTCATCTCCATCAACAAAGTCACTTTTCACATGTTGTTCGTAGCGTTCTGCATCTCCATATTGATTCATCATTTTATTCCAGAAGTTAATGATGATATCTTTAGATGTTTCATCAATGGCTTCATGACCCTCTCTTTGGTCTGGGGGGGATATGACTACAGCACAGTTTAGGTCACCTAAATCTTCAAATGCTTTTAAGTATTGGACTGCTTCTTTCTTAGAACTTGTTGCAAGCATAGCTTTAAACTGAGAATCTTTATTCTTGTAAGAATTTTTAAAATGTTCATTTATATCATAGGCAACTAAATTGATTCGTTGTTCAGATGATGCGATTCGTTCAAACTTACTCCACTTTTTCAGTACTTCTTCCTTTTGTTTTTCTGATAAGTTACGTGTAATGATTTCAAGACGAGTATCAATGGCCTTCTGATTGACAGTTTGTTCAATCATTCTCCCTTCATATAGAAGAGGTAAAATTGCTTTATCATCAACACCATCTTTAATCGTATATTTATGGATTAACTTTCCGAACTTCACCATTGTACTTTTCTCTTTTTTCATAAGTGGTGTTCCTGTAAACCCTAAGTAACACGCATTCGGTAATACTTTCTTCATTTTCATATGAAGTTCCCCGTACTGAGTACGATGTGACTCATCAACTAGTACAAAGATATCTTTTGATTCAATAGGATCTTGTTCTCCTGATGCTGTATCAAATTTATGAACAAGTGACGTAATTACATCTGCTCCATCAGTGTTTAATAGTTCTACTAAATGATGACCTGTTTTTGCACGATCGGCATTTAGTCTTGAATGATTAAATGTCTTATGGATTTGCTCATCTAAACTAATACGATCAGTAATCACTAGTACTTTAGGGTGAATGTCTGTCATTTCAGATAAGATGAATCGTGTTAACATCACCATCGTCAATGATTTACCAGATCCCTGTGTATGCCAAATGACACCTGATTGACGGTTACCATCTTTATTTGTTTTACCAATTGTGTCTATTATCTCCTTAATTGCAAAGTATTGTTGATAACGTGCGATCTTCTTTATATTTTTATCATATAGTGTGAAGTATTGTGTTAATTCAATTAATCGTTTGGGATGAAAGAGTGAGATTATATTTTGATCTTGGTTTGTTGGAGTACGATCAGTGACAAACTTACTTAATTGAGTTGTATACCAATCACTCTCTTCTTCTTTCCATACTGACCAGAACTTTTTAGGTGTTCCACTTGTAGCATACTTCGCTTCATTCTTATTGGTAGCCATAACGACTTGGACATATTTAAAGAGTTGGGGAATGTAGTTTTCCTTTTGGTTTCTGATCATCTGGCTAATTCCTTGATTAACAGTTATAGATGACTTCTTGCATTCAATTACTCCAAACGGTATTCCATTTACAAATAGTACAATATCAGGTCGAATTGTTCCTTTTCCATCCATACGTTCTACAATGAATTCTTCCATCATATGAAATTCATTGTTTTCAGGGTGTTCCCAATCAACATACTTTAGACTGAAAGATCTAGTTCCATTTCCATCCGGTAACTTTTCAGGATAGCTACGTCCTAATAGTAGCGCATCATAAATTTTCTCATTTGTTTTAACCAATCCATCGACTAATGGTATATCTAAATCACGGACCGCCTGTTCAATATTTTTCTTACTAAACTTATATTTACTCTCTTTATACTCATATTCATTTAACTCGATTAACTTTTTATACAAAATATCTTTTAGAATCACATTATCAAGTGATCCCCTCATTGAGTCTGCAACATCAGTTGTTAGTTTCTTATATCCCATTTTCGCTACCACTTCTAATGCTGGTATTTGTGAGATATTTTGTTCGTTAAATTCATTTTTCATCATAATATCCACCTCATAAATTAATATCAAAAAGTGAAGAAATTAATCCTTCACTCTTACAATCCCAGTTAATAATAATTGCATTAATCCTTTTTTCTGTTGTTTAAGTTGGTCTAGTTGCTGTTCCAGGAGATTTATTTCTTTGTCTGCAGTTGATAAAACATCAGCTATTGCTTTCTGTTCTTTTAAATCTGTCGGCATAATAATTTTAAATGTTTCTAATGGATTACGTGTAATCTGTGGTTGTCCCGATCCTGAAACTAACTTTTGAAAGTTTGAATTTAAACACAGATAGTAAACAAAATCTTTCACAACATCTTTATTTTCATCAGTATTAAGTACCATCGCATTTCCTGTTATCCATGATTTTGCTTTAGATTTATTCACAGTACCACATGTTGATCCCCGACAAGTTATCATTATTTGCCACGTATCATGATTATATTGATCATAGTATCCAATTAAACCATTTGCTCCATAAACAGGATATCCTGATGCTTTTAATTGTGACTGAGATATTGTTTGAGGCTGATAAAGTTTACCTACTTGTTTTAATTTTACTTCGTTCCACTCACCAGTAAATTCTTTTAATCGTTTTTTACCAGTTAAAAGTAATTGCATTAATCCTCTTTTTTGTTCTTTTTTTTGCTTAATTAGTTCTTCCTTTAAGTCGATTGCTTTATCCCATGTTGAAAGGATGTTTGCTATTTTATTTTGTTCAGATAAACTTGGTAGTGGTAATAACAATGATTTTAAATCTCTAGAGTATATATGAACTACCGAGTGGCCTTGGCCAACTTTTCTTCTTTGACTATTAATTAACGGTCCATTTAATGCAAACCCTAAATATTTACTATTGTTAGATTGTACTGGCCTAAGGATTACTATATCTCCTCCAGCATATGCTTCTTTGTCTTCCAAGTATGCTACAGACTTACCAATCTCTTCTAATGTTTCCCCAGAACCTGCAAATAAGATATCACCCTGCATAATTAATTTAGCATTATGGGTTTCACTTTTAGGAATAAATGAAATAAAATTCTTTATATAATTATGATGTTTTGTATATATCTCACCATACCGAATACATGGTATTCCATCTTCAACTAGTTCTTTTTTAGAGATACCTTTTCCTTTTAAAAACTCACCTATATCCCCTATCTTTACTAATTTCCAATCATCAGGAATTATTCCAACCTTTGTTCTTTTATACCCAATCGGAACTATATTGTTATTTATGTTATCTATTTTTTCACTGACTCTATCTATCATCATAAACACCTACAACCCTAATTCATCTAGGTATATTTGCATCTGTTCTTCAACTTCTTTTAACTGATTAGTAACGTTATTTATGTTACTCTTAACTTCATCCATATCTACAGGTTCTTCTTCTTCAAAAGTATCAACATAACGAGGGATATTAAGATTGTAATCATTCTCTTTAATCTTATCTAATGAAGCTACAGAACTAAATTTATCTATCGTTTCATATTTCTCATAAGCATCTACAATTCGTTCAATGTCTTCTTCTCGTAATACATTTTGGTTTTTACCTTTTTCATAGTATTCTTCACCACTTGCATCAATAAATAATACATCTTTTTTATTTCGATTCTGTTTAAAAATCATTATAGTTGCAGGAATACTAGCTCCAAAGAATAAGTTTGCAGGTAAACCAATCACTGCATCAAGCAGGTTCATATCAATGATTTGCTTTCTAATCTTTCCTTCTGAACTTCCTCTAAATAACACACCATGCGGTAATACGACTCCCATACGTCCACCTTCTGCTAATGAGTGTAACATATGTTGAACAAAGGCATAGTCACCTTTACTCTTTGGAGGAACCCCCCAGTCAAAACGTACATATGGGTCGAGTGATGGTTCCATCTTGAACTTCTTATCATTATCACCACTGAATCCCATTGCCCACTTATCCAATGAGAACGGTGGATTGGCCACTATTACCTGGAATTTCATTAGTTTATCATTTTCTAAATGTTTTGGATTTGCTAGAGTATCTCCCCATGCAATCTTAGCATCATCTAAACCATGAAGAAACATATTCATACGTGCTAATGAATGAGTTTGTCCATTTCGTTCTTGACCATACACCTGTGCTTTTCCACTAGGAATCTTGTCAAATGCTTTTAATAGTAATGATCCAGAACCACACGTTGGATCATAGATGCGATCATTTTCCTGTGGTTTAACTAATCTTGATAATATTTCTGACACTTGTGATGGAGTAAAGAACTCTCCACCTTTTTTACCTGCATCTGATGCAAAACGTGAAATTAGATACTCATAGGCATCACCAATTACATCTGTACCTATCAAACGAGAAGGTGCTAAGTTTAACTTGTTAAAGTCTTCTAATAGGTGTTTTAACATCGCATTACGATCTTTTGTATTTCCTAATACTGATTCAGAGTTAAAGTCGATGTTTTTAAATACACCTCTTAACTTCGTTTTGTTTTCTTCTTCTATATGTGCTAATGCTGTATTAATAATCTCACCAATATTTGATGCGTTACGTTTATCATATAAATAATCAAATGTAGAACGTTCATCAAGTACAAAACGTCCATATCTAAGTTGACGTTCTACCATCGCTTCATCATGATCAAACTGTTCCATTAATTCATTTTTTCTTTCTTTGTACATATCACTTACATATTTAATAAATAACATTACAAGAATGTAGTCTTTATAGATTGATGAGTCAATTTTTCCTCTAAAGGTGTCACATGCTTGCCATAAGATACTATTAACTTCTGATTGTGTAAATTTCTTTTCCATCGATAACCCTCCATGTATTTTTTACAATTAATTCTATTATACAATTAATTAGATCATTTTTCTATAGTACTCATATAAGACAGCACTTTTTAAAATATAAATCCTGCTATACCATTTAGAACTAGCGCAATGACTGATCCTATAACAGCAAACAAAACCTTACCAATTATACTGCCTAACAATCCTCTTACTTGTAAACAACCTAAAATAATACCTACTATTCCAAAAGTAATAAAGCTACCAAACATTACAGTTAATATAGATTTATTTATTAATTGAGTGGTTAGCTCGTTCATACTACTCATTAAAATCCAGAACATCTCTAAAGTAACATTTAATAATCTTTTCCCTAAATTGAACGCAGCAATAAATCCATGTTTAATATAAGTGACTACTAATAGTAAAGTAACAAAAGTAACTAAACCTGACTCTTTTATATCCAATATCATCCCTCCTAAACATATATCTATTATTTTATAGTGATTTGTTACGGTATATGGTTATCAAAAGGAAATACCATAGTTCTGAAAATAAATAATACTCTTTAAATTTAAAAGGCTAAGACACATATCAGTATATGATCTTAACCTTTTTAAATATTAATTATAACATCTTATACCAAACTTTTTGTTTCACTCTCTTTTGTAGCATTAATTATATAGGTATTTAACGACCTAGTAAACGCCTCATTAAATGAATTAATTTTTTCTATTTTGAAGTTCTCAAATTTTTCTACATATAACTTAAATGTTTCGATATAGAACTTCTTAGAAAATACAACCTCATGCATTCCTGTTCCTAATGTATCTATATCTATCTTTTTAATTTCTTTCAAATACTCTCTAGCAAAACGTGGTTTAGTTTTAAAGAACTTTTTACAATTATACTTTATGCAATTATATATATATTGTTTACGATCCCCTTCTCTCATTTGTATAATGTTTTCAGTATAATTTTGAGTTTCTAAATCTATAAGATCATTCCCATCATAATCCTTATAAAATAATTCTAGAAGACTATCAGTTGTTTTGAGATTATCAACAAATTTATAAAATTCTTTACTTACTTTATTAGCTAGTTTATTAAGTGCATCTTTTTTAGATTTTGCTAAAAGAACTTCGAATTCATTATCAAACGTAATACCGTATAAATTTTTCATTTTTACTCCCTCGTTTCTGTAGTTTTAACTACTTCTTTTATTATTTGTTTAATTTTATTTTCTGCGAAATTCTCTGCATTTGCGATCATTATTTCAGTAACATCACCATCATATTTCTCTCTACCATCCAATAATATCTTAAAAAACATTTTGTCAAATAGATATTCCATATAATATGCATTCTTAGCATTTATTAGTACCTGATTATCAATTTCATATAGATCAACCAGCAACATATTTTTTAATGTATTCTTTAAATTTTGTTTGTTCAGATTATTTTTATAATTCTTTTTATAATGTTGTAATGCTCTCTCTACAATCTCTCTCTTCGATGTATATCCATATAATCTATGCGAATTCAACAATCGCATAAAATCATCACTAAAAGTTGTACTATATTGTTTGATATCAGTTTCAAGCATTTTTATCCCCCTTTAGAATCTTTTCGACATTATCACTATCTGCATCAATTATACTTCTTGCTTTTTTGTAACTATAAGCAAGTACTTCTTCACAAGGTTGTCCACTATTGTTTATGTCTAGGACTTCATTTGCAAATATTAATTTATTTTTTATTATTTGTCTGTTATTTTCATTTAATATATATTTTAACGTTTTCAGATGAGTATGAAATTCTTCTTTAAACGAGTTATAGAATTCTTCAACAATTGAATTACTCACATACTGGTAATTCTGTTGTAAAATCATATCAGTAACTGCCTTTTCAATTAAATCATTTTTGGTTGTGAAACCAAAA contains these protein-coding regions:
- a CDS encoding M48 family metallopeptidase, with amino-acid sequence MNVYQVRYSGHTIEFELHRKKVKHVNLNVKPDMTVIVSAGEEVPLEFITDFVKEKAQWILKQVNYFKEVQPENKTEKEYISGETFKYLGKQYRLKVKETDDSEEVKLYRGYFHLYIKDKKYTKKKEALLDEWFRAKAKIKFNESLERVYPLVEKYQIQKPDIIIRTMKARWGSCLREKKTIQLNFDLIKAPKFCIDYVVLHELIHFIHKNHDKQFYQIQTVLMPDWKSRKAILDEEVVREL
- a CDS encoding type I restriction endonuclease subunit R, which codes for MKNEFNEQNISQIPALEVVAKMGYKKLTTDVADSMRGSLDNVILKDILYKKLIELNEYEYKESKYKFSKKNIEQAVRDLDIPLVDGLVKTNEKIYDALLLGRSYPEKLPDGNGTRSFSLKYVDWEHPENNEFHMMEEFIVERMDGKGTIRPDIVLFVNGIPFGVIECKKSSITVNQGISQMIRNQKENYIPQLFKYVQVVMATNKNEAKYATSGTPKKFWSVWKEEESDWYTTQLSKFVTDRTPTNQDQNIISLFHPKRLIELTQYFTLYDKNIKKIARYQQYFAIKEIIDTIGKTNKDGNRQSGVIWHTQGSGKSLTMVMLTRFILSEMTDIHPKVLVITDRISLDEQIHKTFNHSRLNADRAKTGHHLVELLNTDGADVITSLVHKFDTASGEQDPIESKDIFVLVDESHRTQYGELHMKMKKVLPNACYLGFTGTPLMKKEKSTMVKFGKLIHKYTIKDGVDDKAILPLLYEGRMIEQTVNQKAIDTRLEIITRNLSEKQKEEVLKKWSKFERIASSEQRINLVAYDINEHFKNSYKNKDSQFKAMLATSSKKEAVQYLKAFEDLGDLNCAVVISPPDQREGHEAIDETSKDIIINFWNKMMNQYGDAERYEQHVKSDFVDGDEIDLLIVVDKLLTGFDAPRATVLYIDKPMKEHNLLQAIARVNRLYEGKDFGYIVDYRGLINQLNDAMETYSGAGLENFDSEDLKGALVDVISVVSQLRGAYSNLVQHFSSISYKNVKDKIQQYAIFLEDDKLRDDFYNYLREFAKFMGIALESEHVYNALGEEELGKYKRDLKFFQELRGSVKLQYSDTIDHKEYEAKMQSIMDNYIAAEEVIRITNPVNILDEKGFEKELDDLGSRRAKADAIRTRMTKHISKKYQEDPAFYKKFSELITETIENYREKRISDAEYLQSMNKLKDDLRKGNTGVSYPKAIKNNNHAQAFYGVTKEVIENVVNIEDKENEIAELALSIDMIIDDHSKVDWHDNNDVHKKMKQDIDFLLFKFKRQHLPELNVEDFDKIIEENMKVALRRY
- a CDS encoding restriction endonuclease subunit S; this encodes MIDRVSEKIDNINNNIVPIGYKRTKVGIIPDDWKLVKIGDIGEFLKGKGISKKELVEDGIPCIRYGEIYTKHHNYIKNFISFIPKSETHNAKLIMQGDILFAGSGETLEEIGKSVAYLEDKEAYAGGDIVILRPVQSNNSKYLGFALNGPLINSQRRKVGQGHSVVHIYSRDLKSLLLPLPSLSEQNKIANILSTWDKAIDLKEELIKQKKEQKRGLMQLLLTGKKRLKEFTGEWNEVKLKQVGKLYQPQTISQSQLKASGYPVYGANGLIGYYDQYNHDTWQIMITCRGSTCGTVNKSKAKSWITGNAMVLNTDENKDVVKDFVYYLCLNSNFQKLVSGSGQPQITRNPLETFKIIMPTDLKEQKAIADVLSTADKEINLLEQQLDQLKQQKKGLMQLLLTGIVRVKD
- a CDS encoding type I restriction-modification system subunit M codes for the protein MEKKFTQSEVNSILWQACDTFRGKIDSSIYKDYILVMLFIKYVSDMYKERKNELMEQFDHDEAMVERQLRYGRFVLDERSTFDYLYDKRNASNIGEIINTALAHIEEENKTKLRGVFKNIDFNSESVLGNTKDRNAMLKHLLEDFNKLNLAPSRLIGTDVIGDAYEYLISRFASDAGKKGGEFFTPSQVSEILSRLVKPQENDRIYDPTCGSGSLLLKAFDKIPSGKAQVYGQERNGQTHSLARMNMFLHGLDDAKIAWGDTLANPKHLENDKLMKFQVIVANPPFSLDKWAMGFSGDNDKKFKMEPSLDPYVRFDWGVPPKSKGDYAFVQHMLHSLAEGGRMGVVLPHGVLFRGSSEGKIRKQIIDMNLLDAVIGLPANLFFGASIPATIMIFKQNRNKKDVLFIDASGEEYYEKGKNQNVLREEDIERIVDAYEKYETIDKFSSVASLDKIKENDYNLNIPRYVDTFEEEEPVDMDEVKSNINNVTNQLKEVEEQMQIYLDELGL